In Candidatus Falkowbacteria bacterium, a genomic segment contains:
- the dnaB gene encoding replicative DNA helicase codes for MNNPSQIISKLPPQNLEAENFVLGSLLIDQNTIVKIADILNPEDFYKDSHGTIFHCMKELYAHREPIDILSLTSKLEEKGKLEAVGGRSYIANLANSVGTASNVVYYAELIQRKATLRRLITAASDISELGYEEDEEIDKILDNAEQKLFNVSQKFLKQAFQPIDTLLNEAFDRIDELHKQSGKLRGLTTGFTDLDNLLAGLQKSDLIILAARPSVGKTSLAMDIARQTAVINKIPVGVFSLEMSKEQLVDRMLCAEAGVSLWKMRTGKLSDRDDNDDFSKIGQAMGVLAETPIFIDDSASANIMEIRTKARRLQMEHKLGLIVIDYLQLMEGRGKYGDNRVQEVAEITRALKGLARELNIPVLALSQLARAVEQTKPAIPRLSHLRESGSIEQDADVVMFIYRKAADRGYQIEELTEAEKSVAQIYVAKHRNGPTGRVDLFFDENTVSFKNLAKGEYDIPDDLNE; via the coding sequence ATGAATAATCCCTCTCAAATCATTTCAAAGCTACCACCACAGAATCTTGAGGCTGAAAACTTTGTTTTAGGCTCACTTTTGATTGATCAGAACACAATTGTGAAAATTGCTGACATTTTGAACCCTGAAGATTTCTATAAAGACAGTCATGGAACGATTTTTCATTGCATGAAAGAGCTCTATGCTCATCGTGAACCAATTGATATTTTAAGCCTTACTTCAAAACTTGAAGAAAAAGGCAAACTTGAAGCTGTTGGTGGACGTTCATACATTGCCAACCTGGCAAATTCAGTTGGCACAGCTTCCAACGTTGTTTACTATGCAGAATTAATTCAACGTAAAGCAACTCTTCGTCGTTTAATCACAGCTGCTTCTGATATTAGTGAACTTGGATATGAAGAAGATGAGGAGATAGATAAAATTCTTGATAATGCTGAACAAAAACTTTTTAATGTTTCTCAAAAGTTTTTAAAGCAAGCGTTTCAACCGATTGATACGTTATTGAACGAAGCTTTTGATCGTATTGATGAATTACATAAACAATCAGGCAAACTGCGTGGTCTAACAACTGGTTTTACAGACCTTGATAATCTTTTGGCCGGTTTACAAAAGTCAGACTTAATTATTTTGGCAGCTCGTCCCAGTGTTGGAAAAACTTCGTTAGCAATGGATATTGCACGGCAGACTGCAGTTATTAATAAAATTCCGGTTGGTGTGTTCTCTTTAGAAATGAGTAAAGAGCAATTAGTTGATCGTATGTTATGTGCAGAAGCTGGAGTTAGTTTATGGAAAATGAGAACAGGAAAACTATCTGATCGGGATGACAATGATGATTTCTCAAAGATTGGACAGGCCATGGGAGTATTAGCAGAAACGCCAATCTTTATTGATGACTCAGCCAGTGCCAATATTATGGAAATCAGAACCAAGGCTCGCCGTTTGCAAATGGAGCATAAACTTGGTTTGATTGTGATTGACTATTTGCAGCTGATGGAAGGTCGTGGAAAATACGGTGATAATCGTGTGCAAGAAGTTGCAGAAATTACTCGTGCCTTGAAAGGATTAGCTCGTGAATTAAATATTCCGGTTTTGGCTTTGTCACAGTTAGCTCGAGCAGTTGAACAAACAAAGCCAGCTATCCCCCGTTTATCGCACTTGCGTGAATCTGGATCTATTGAACAGGACGCTGACGTGGTAATGTTTATATATCGAAAAGCAGCTGACCGTGGATATCAAATTGAAGAATTAACTGAAGCAGAAAAGTCTGTTGCTCAGATTTATGTAGCTAAACACCGTAATGGTCCAACCGGACGAGTTGATCTATTTTTTGATGAAAACACAGTTAGTTTCAAAAACTTAGCTAAGGGTGAATATGATATTCCGGATGATCTGAATGAATAA
- a CDS encoding YbaB/EbfC family nucleoid-associated protein has protein sequence MFEKLKQIKDLRSQAKTMQSVLATESVTAEKGGVTVTLNGNLEVTAFAIGDGMTKAQIEKASLEAVNDAIKKAQKVIAQKMQAMGGLSQFGL, from the coding sequence ATGTTTGAAAAACTTAAACAAATCAAAGATCTACGTTCGCAAGCTAAAACAATGCAAAGTGTTTTGGCAACTGAATCTGTTACTGCTGAAAAAGGCGGTGTGACAGTTACCTTAAATGGTAATCTTGAAGTTACGGCTTTTGCAATTGGTGATGGTATGACCAAAGCTCAAATTGAAAAAGCTTCACTTGAGGCTGTTAATGATGCGATAAAAAAAGCCCAAAAAGTTATTGCCCAGAAAATGCAAGCAATGGGTGGTCTATCCCAGTTTGGTCTTTAG
- the recR gene encoding recombination protein RecR, with translation MRFPVSLERLISLFSRLPSVGPKTAERYVFYLLKQNPAWLQEMAQALNDLPQKITTCSICNVITEIDPCSICSDSKRDAGLLCVVADSRDMLILEDTGLYKGYYFVLGGTINTIEGIKPSDIKVRELVARINDLKPKEVILAFDPNLEGETTVLYLTKLIKPSGIKLSRLAKGLPSGANIEYADELTLGHALKFRSEV, from the coding sequence ATGCGTTTCCCTGTCTCCTTAGAAAGACTTATTTCTTTATTTTCACGATTGCCTTCAGTTGGCCCAAAAACTGCTGAGAGGTATGTTTTTTATTTACTGAAACAAAATCCAGCTTGGCTTCAGGAAATGGCGCAAGCTTTAAATGATTTACCACAAAAAATTACAACCTGTTCAATTTGTAATGTCATAACTGAAATTGATCCCTGTTCAATTTGTAGTGACTCAAAGCGGGATGCTGGTTTGTTATGTGTTGTGGCTGATAGTCGTGATATGTTGATTCTGGAAGATACGGGATTGTATAAGGGGTATTATTTTGTCTTGGGAGGCACCATTAATACGATTGAGGGAATAAAGCCTTCTGATATTAAAGTCCGAGAACTAGTAGCTCGAATTAATGATTTAAAGCCTAAAGAAGTTATTTTGGCTTTTGATCCAAATCTTGAAGGCGAGACAACGGTATTATATTTAACAAAATTAATTAAACCTTCAGGGATTAAATTATCACGTCTGGCAAAAGGTTTGCCAAGTGGTGCCAATATTGAATATGCTGATGAGCTAACACTTGGTCATGCCTTGAAGTTTAGGAGTGAGGTGTAG
- a CDS encoding methyltransferase encodes MKTENNFNIEQQSNEEERFINEKITWLKYVYNQEARLNNLSGHGFGLRRPDYERRSDDAFEESQNINFPASTIFELNGTNYTFEVDKGVFNPEFFSISKRVAADFPYQELKDKSILEFGPGIGAQMVLLGLNGAKKVVGIESNTKSVENSQKNIKKYNLEDTVEIRKGNMFSSLKENEKFASIYFHSPYFFKNEVNGDLNSALYDQDYEALIRFIYLGKKYLEPEGNLLLLYSDTINMDLMSTIIKDADMTEEIIKRYKSKSRMEPLGFIFSKIYPNN; translated from the coding sequence ATGAAAACGGAGAATAATTTTAATATAGAGCAACAATCAAACGAAGAAGAGCGATTTATTAATGAAAAAATTACATGGTTAAAATATGTTTATAACCAAGAAGCTAGGTTAAACAATCTTTCTGGTCATGGTTTTGGACTGCGTAGACCCGATTATGAAAGACGATCAGACGATGCATTTGAAGAAAGTCAAAATATTAATTTCCCTGCGTCGACTATTTTTGAGTTGAACGGTACAAACTATACATTCGAAGTTGATAAGGGCGTTTTTAATCCTGAATTTTTTAGCATTTCCAAAAGAGTCGCAGCGGATTTTCCATACCAAGAATTAAAGGATAAATCAATATTAGAATTTGGTCCTGGGATTGGTGCACAAATGGTTTTACTTGGATTGAATGGTGCAAAAAAAGTTGTTGGGATTGAATCTAATACAAAATCAGTTGAGAATTCACAAAAAAATATTAAGAAATATAATCTTGAAGACACAGTTGAGATACGAAAAGGAAATATGTTCTCCTCTCTAAAAGAAAATGAAAAATTTGCTTCAATCTATTTTCATTCTCCATACTTCTTTAAAAATGAAGTTAATGGTGACCTTAATTCCGCTCTTTATGATCAAGACTATGAGGCACTCATTAGATTTATTTACCTTGGAAAAAAATATTTAGAACCAGAAGGAAATTTACTTCTTTTGTATAGTGATACTATCAATATGGATTTAATGTCAACAATAATTAAAGATGCGGATATGACTGAGGAAATAATCAAACGCTATAAATCAAAAAGTCGCATGGAACCTTTAGGTTTTATTTTTTCAAAAATTTACCCCAATAATTAA
- the rplU gene encoding 50S ribosomal protein L21: protein MKLAIIKTGGKQYKVKENDVVSIEKLEGDAGANVSFKTLMTFDDSGAINLGLPSLGEKVTGEIVSTEKGKKVSVIKFKNKTRYRRNVGHRQIATKVKIISIA, encoded by the coding sequence ATGAAATTAGCTATTATTAAAACTGGTGGAAAACAATATAAAGTTAAGGAAAATGACGTTGTCTCAATTGAAAAACTAGAAGGGGATGCAGGTGCTAATGTGTCCTTTAAAACTTTGATGACTTTTGATGACAGCGGAGCAATTAACCTTGGTCTGCCATCATTAGGCGAAAAAGTTACTGGTGAAATTGTTAGCACTGAAAAAGGCAAGAAAGTTAGTGTTATTAAATTTAAGAACAAAACTCGTTACCGCCGAAATGTTGGACATCGTCAAATTGCCACTAAAGTAAAGATTATAAGTATTGCCTAG
- a CDS encoding undecaprenyl/decaprenyl-phosphate alpha-N-acetylglucosaminyl 1-phosphate transferase, which translates to MYTTFFILTCVSSLILTWAMKKIALYFRVVDTPDLDRKKHSGATPLLGGIAIFISLLITLYIGRNIILAGNLEVHHWLGVLIGGLLLMIGGLIDDIKKLSPLKQFIFPLLAALAVVISGVGIEKITNPSGGYLYLDTLQFPILIWGDKTFYFNLISDSFTILWILGMTYTTKLLDGVDGLVGSITVVGSLVIFLFTTTTRWLQPDIAFAALMLAAASLGFLFLNWHPAKIFLGEGGSLFLGFMLGVLSIISGGKIAIALLIMGIPVLDVIWTIIRRIIKRQSPFKADRFHLHFRLFDAGLGPRLTVLTFCLISLVFGLSGLFLQSRGKIYSLLGLFVLMLIFLGAFRWLDRREVVR; encoded by the coding sequence TTTATTTTGACATGTGTATCTTCGCTTATATTAACGTGGGCAATGAAAAAAATTGCCCTTTATTTTAGAGTTGTTGATACACCTGATTTAGACAGAAAAAAACATTCAGGAGCAACCCCTCTTTTAGGCGGTATAGCCATTTTTATATCCCTTTTGATTACACTGTATATTGGAAGAAATATTATTCTCGCTGGAAATTTAGAAGTTCATCATTGGTTAGGCGTTCTTATTGGTGGCTTATTATTAATGATCGGCGGCTTGATTGACGATATAAAAAAACTTTCTCCCTTGAAGCAGTTTATCTTTCCACTCTTAGCTGCCTTAGCCGTTGTGATAAGCGGTGTTGGGATTGAAAAAATTACCAATCCAAGTGGCGGATATCTATATTTAGATACCTTACAATTTCCTATTCTTATATGGGGGGATAAAACATTTTATTTTAATTTAATTTCTGATTCCTTTACCATACTTTGGATTCTAGGAATGACCTACACTACTAAGTTACTAGACGGAGTTGATGGACTAGTTGGATCAATAACTGTTGTTGGCAGTTTAGTTATTTTTCTTTTTACCACCACAACACGTTGGCTTCAACCTGATATTGCCTTTGCTGCTTTAATGCTTGCAGCTGCATCTCTGGGATTTCTATTTCTTAACTGGCATCCGGCAAAAATTTTCCTAGGCGAAGGCGGATCACTATTTCTTGGTTTTATGCTTGGGGTGCTATCAATTATATCTGGAGGAAAAATTGCGATTGCTTTGTTAATTATGGGTATTCCGGTCCTAGATGTTATCTGGACAATTATTCGACGAATTATTAAACGTCAAAGCCCGTTTAAGGCTGATCGTTTTCATCTGCACTTTCGATTATTTGATGCTGGTCTCGGTCCACGTTTAACCGTTTTGACATTTTGTTTGATATCACTTGTTTTTGGCCTTAGTGGTTTATTTTTACAAAGTCGAGGAAAAATCTATAGTTTACTTGGACTTTTCGTTTTAATGCTTATTTTCCTTGGGGCTTTTCGTTGGCTTGACAGAAGGGAAGTTGTTAGGTAA